A stretch of Acipenser ruthenus chromosome 1, fAciRut3.2 maternal haplotype, whole genome shotgun sequence DNA encodes these proteins:
- the LOC131722322 gene encoding putative mediator of RNA polymerase II transcription subunit 12 isoform X2 yields MGIMELFAGCRGASRSLRRSVPSAMQFFLLFSCFLVAGIFASQISAEHGETETYSELRSKGKDPTEQVQGEEYDPIEQVQGEEHDPIEQVQGEEYDPIEQVQGEEYDPIEQVQGEEHDPIVQGEEHDPIVQGEEHDPIAQGEEHDPIAQDEEHDPIVQGEEHDPIEQVQGEEHDPIEQVQGEEHDPIVQGEEHDPIEQGEEHDPIVQVQGEEHDPIEQVQGEEHDTIQQVETEIHSEENVPVQPPIQPRPYPVKFIPPYGIPVPVTPFPFKLLSPRVIPVNAPVPPELQKVMNPKPVPMPRPLPISLAAAVRVLCSENKMYVRVRTDLYGFKCKAGQLTLGTSCRSNGVSGGYLLFTYGLKECGSQASVSIPCCREF; encoded by the exons ATGGGTATAATGGAGTTGTTTGCTGGGTGCCGTGGCGCGTCCCGGTCATTGCGCCGATCCGTTCCATCGGCGATGCAGTTTTTCCTCCTTTTTTCCTGCTTTTTAGTTGCAGGTATTTTTGCTTCGCAGATCTCTGCGGAGCACGGCGAAACAGAGACGTATAGCGAGCTACGCAGCAAGGGAAAGGATCCTACTGAGCaagtacagggcgaggagtacgaccccattgagcaggtacagggcgaggagcacgaccccattgagcaggtgcaaggGGAGGAgtacgaccctattgagcaggtacagggcgaggagtatgaccctattgagcag gtacagggcgaggagcacgaccccattgtgcagggcgaggagcacgaccccattgtgcagggcgaggagcacgaccccattgcgcagggcgaggagcacgaccccattgcgcaggacgaggagcacgaccccattgtgcagggcgaggagcatgaccctattgagcaggtgcagggcgaggagcacgaccctattgagcaagtgcagggcgaggagcacgaccccattgtgcagggcgaggagcacgaccctattgagcagggcgaggagcacgatcccattgtgcaggtgcagggcgaggagcacgaccccattgagcaggtgcagggcgaggagcacgatacCATTCAGCAGGTtgagacagagatacacagtgaggaAAATGTTCCGGTTCAACCTCCAATACAACCAAGGCCTTACCCTGTGAAGTTTATTCCGCCTTACGGCATCCCAGTGCCTGTCACTCCCTTTCCTTTCAAGCTGCTTAGCCCTCGGGTGATCCCTGTCAACGCGCCCGTGCCGCCTGAGCTCCAAAAGGTCATGAATCCCAAGCCTGTTCCTATGCCCCGGCCGCTACCCATTAGTCTTGCTGCAGCGGTCCGCGTGTTGTGCAGCGAAAACAAAATGTACGTGAGGGTAAGGACTGACCTGTACGGATTCAAGTGTAAAGCAGGCCAGTTGACTCTGGGGACCAGCTGCAGAAGCAATGGAGTCTCTGGTGGGTATCTTCTCTTTACATACGGCCTCAAAGAATGTGGAAGCCAGGCGTCTGTGAGTATCCCATGCTGTAGAGAGTTCTGA
- the LOC131722179 gene encoding uncharacterized protein LOC131722179 — translation MELFAGCRGASRSLRSSVPSAMQFFLLFSCFLVAGIFASQISAEHGETETYSELRSKGNDPTEQVQGEEYDPIEQVQGEEYDPIEQVQGEEYDPIEQVQGEEHDPIEQVQGEENDPIEQGEEYDPIEQVQGEEYDPIEQVQGEEYDPIEQVQGEEHDPIAQGEEHDPIAQGEEHDPIAQGEEHDPIAQGEENDPIAQGEEHDPIAQGGEHDPIAQGEEHDPIAQGEAHDPIAQGEEHDPIVQVQGEEHDPIVQVQGEEHDPIEQVQGEEHDTIQQVETEIHSEENVPVQPPIQPRPYPVKFIPPYGIPVPVTPFPFKLLSPRVIPVNALVPPELQKVMNPKPVPMPRPLPISLAAAVRVLCSENKMYVRVRTDLYGFKCKAGQLTLGTSCRSNGVSGGYLLFTYGLKECGSQASVSIPCRREF, via the exons ATGGAGTTGTTTGCTGGGTGCCGTGGAGCGTCCCGGTCATTGCGCAGTTCCGTTCCATCGGCGATGCAGTTTTTCCTCCTTTTTTCCTGCTTTTTAGTTGCAGGTATTTTTGCTTCGCAGATCTCTGCGGAGCACGGCGAAACAGAGACGTATAGCGAGCTACGCAGCAAGGGAAATGATCCTACTGAGCaagtacagggcgaggagtacgaccccattgagcaggtacagggcgaggagtacgaccccattgagcaggtacagggcgaggagtacgaccccattgagcaggtacagggcgaggagcacgaccccattgagcaggtgcaaggGGAGGAGAACGACCCTATTGAGCAaggcgaggagtacgaccccattgagcaggtacagggtgaggagtacgaccccattgagcaggtacagggagaGGAGTatgaccccattgagcaggtacagggcgaggagcacgaccccattgcgcagggcgaggagcacgaccccattgcgcagggcgaggagcacgaccccattgcgcagggcgaggagcatgaccccattgcgcagggcgaggagaacgaccccattgcgcagggcgaggagcacgaccccattgcgcagggcggggagcacgaccccattgcgcagggcgaggagcacgaccccattgcgcagggcgaggcgcacgaccccattgcgcag ggcgaggagcacgaccccattgtgcaggtgcagggcgaggagcacgaccccattgtgcaggtgcagggcgaggagcacgaccccattgagcaggtgcagggcgaggagcacgatacCATTCAGCAGGTTGAGACGGAGATACACAGTGAGGAAAATGTTCCGGTTCAACCTCCAATACAACCAAGGCCTTACCCTGTGAAGTTTATTCCGCCTTACGGCATCCCAGTGCCTGTCACTCCCTTTCCTTTCAAGCTGCTTAGCCCTCGGGTGATCCCTGTCAACGCGCTCGTGCCGCCTGAGCTCCAAAAGGTCATGAATCCCAAGCCTGTTCCTATGCCCCGGCCGCTACCCATTAGTCTTGCTGCAGCGGTCCGCGTGTTGTGCAGCGAAAACAAAATGTACGTGAGGGTAAGGACTGACCTGTACGGATTCAAGTGTAAAGCAGGCCAGTTGACTCTGGGGACCAGCTGCAGAAGCAATGGAGTCTCTGGTGGGTATCTTCTCTTTACATATGGCCTCAAAGAATGTGGAAGCCAGGCGTCTGTGAGTATCCCATGCCGTAGAGAGTTCTGA
- the LOC131722322 gene encoding probable serine/threonine-protein kinase kinX isoform X1 — MGIMELFAGCRGASRSLRRSVPSAMQFFLLFSCFLVAGIFASQISAEHGETETYSELRSKGKDPTEQVQGEEYDPIEQVQGEEHDPIEQVQGEEYDPIEQVQGEEYDPIEQVQGEEYDPIEQVQGEEYDPIEQVQGEEYDPIEQVQGEEHDPIVQGEEHDPIVQGEEHDPIAQGEEHDPIAQDEEHDPIVQGEEHDPIEQVQGEEHDPIEQVQGEEHDPIVQGEEHDPIEQGEEHDPIVQVQGEEHDPIEQVQGEEHDTIQQVETEIHSEENVPVQPPIQPRPYPVKFIPPYGIPVPVTPFPFKLLSPRVIPVNAPVPPELQKVMNPKPVPMPRPLPISLAAAVRVLCSENKMYVRVRTDLYGFKCKAGQLTLGTSCRSNGVSGGYLLFTYGLKECGSQASVSIPCCREF, encoded by the exons ATGGGTATAATGGAGTTGTTTGCTGGGTGCCGTGGCGCGTCCCGGTCATTGCGCCGATCCGTTCCATCGGCGATGCAGTTTTTCCTCCTTTTTTCCTGCTTTTTAGTTGCAGGTATTTTTGCTTCGCAGATCTCTGCGGAGCACGGCGAAACAGAGACGTATAGCGAGCTACGCAGCAAGGGAAAGGATCCTACTGAGCaagtacagggcgaggagtacgaccccattgagcaggtacagggcgaggagcacgaccccattgagcaggtgcaaggGGAGGAgtacgaccctattgagcaggtacagggcgaggagtatgaccctattgagcaggtacagggtgaGGAAtatgaccctattgagcaggtacagggtgaGGAGtatgaccctattgagcaggtacagggcgaggagtatgaccctattgagcag gtacagggcgaggagcacgaccccattgtgcagggcgaggagcacgaccccattgtgcagggcgaggagcacgaccccattgcgcagggcgaggagcacgaccccattgcgcaggacgaggagcacgaccccattgtgcagggcgaggagcatgaccctattgagcaggtgcagggcgaggagcacgaccctattgagcaagtgcagggcgaggagcacgaccccattgtgcagggcgaggagcacgaccctattgagcagggcgaggagcacgatcccattgtgcaggtgcagggcgaggagcacgaccccattgagcaggtgcagggcgaggagcacgatacCATTCAGCAGGTtgagacagagatacacagtgaggaAAATGTTCCGGTTCAACCTCCAATACAACCAAGGCCTTACCCTGTGAAGTTTATTCCGCCTTACGGCATCCCAGTGCCTGTCACTCCCTTTCCTTTCAAGCTGCTTAGCCCTCGGGTGATCCCTGTCAACGCGCCCGTGCCGCCTGAGCTCCAAAAGGTCATGAATCCCAAGCCTGTTCCTATGCCCCGGCCGCTACCCATTAGTCTTGCTGCAGCGGTCCGCGTGTTGTGCAGCGAAAACAAAATGTACGTGAGGGTAAGGACTGACCTGTACGGATTCAAGTGTAAAGCAGGCCAGTTGACTCTGGGGACCAGCTGCAGAAGCAATGGAGTCTCTGGTGGGTATCTTCTCTTTACATACGGCCTCAAAGAATGTGGAAGCCAGGCGTCTGTGAGTATCCCATGCTGTAGAGAGTTCTGA